Part of the Candidatus Melainabacteria bacterium genome, CCACTACATTTAGAAGCAATCCAATGCCTGCCAGAAAAGCAAGCACCTTAAATCTTCCAGCTCCAGCCAAAAATACGACAACGGGAATTATCAACTGCGGCTTAGCAAGAAGCGGCGTGAGAGCCAGCGCCGCCGCTACATTGCCATCAAAAAAACGTTGTTTGTTGAACGAATTTGCAACAGCACGAGCCAGGAAGTACAAGCCCAGGCAGAGCGAAAGCAGCAACAGCGGAGCCAACTGCCCGTGCCGTATAGCTTCCCACTCAGGTCCGCTCAAACAAAGCAGCCCACAAATTCGCATTACATACTTATGCTCCAGATTGAGAAGCAATTTCAGAATGATGACGGACGCAAAAGAGCACAGAACTAAAAAGGCAAACCAGACCGGGTCGGCAAACGATGCCGGCAAAAATCCTAGCGGCGCAAGCATAGGCAGCCCATACGGCGGAATGTACAGTATGGGTGCCTCATGCTCAGGAAAGAGGTCACGAACAAACGGCTGAAATACCTCAGGTTTGTAGATGGCGGAAGGATTTCCTGATAGCAGAAACCTGCCCGGAGCGTAAAACTCAGGCATATCTTTGAGCGCTAAATGAGGTGCCGACAGAAGAATTCCAACCACGACCAGCAAGCCGAGCGAAAAGCAATATGGAAGTGCAACTTCTAACTTGCTCACTCTTTTGTTACTTACATTGGACATGCTTGGTATCCTTTAGCCATGATTTCTTTCAGGCGTGCGAAAGTCTATCAGTCTGTTCTCGTTTTGTCCGCAATTATTGCGACGTCAAACGCTATTGCCGCACCGGCGCCTCCTGAACTTTATCACCTGATGCGTGAAGCACAACTGAAGGTGCGCGACGCAGACAATAAAATGATTGACAATATCGCCGAGTGCAGCAAACTGCTGGAAAGAAATTATCGACTGACAAAAAAACTGCCGCAGTCCATGGCTGACTTTGAAAGCATCCTCAATCAGTCGAAATTGTATAAGACGAAAAACCCATACTTTGAAAGTGAACTACTCAGCCGCGAATTGCCGCCTTCAACCTCTCACTTGATACAGTTTGAAGTGCAAACAGACTATGCCCTTTCTAAAACCGAAATCGAGTCACATGCCAAACATCCACCAAAGTCCTGGTCAGGCTCA contains:
- a CDS encoding DUF2029 domain-containing protein encodes the protein MSNVSNKRVSKLEVALPYCFSLGLLVVVGILLSAPHLALKDMPEFYAPGRFLLSGNPSAIYKPEVFQPFVRDLFPEHEAPILYIPPYGLPMLAPLGFLPASFADPVWFAFLVLCSFASVIILKLLLNLEHKYVMRICGLLCLSGPEWEAIRHGQLAPLLLLSLCLGLYFLARAVANSFNKQRFFDGNVAAALALTPLLAKPQLIIPVVVFLAGAGRFKVLAFLAGIGLLLNVVAVSLFGSSTYIAYFDLLQRVKENRVWQAPEVTPTIRGQLLRMLPDSESMVMWVSGAALVGAMVWIFLIARKYRRSPLWYEYLVLGALPLGLFTALHCHNYDLLLLLPTVVVYMFGASTQSVPLKRKLLCLIAIVPLMMPIYNKIHYEYLLVGGRINLLFLDLFAVAVASVVWLQFGKQESELDSGAKPG